The Pirellulales bacterium genome includes the window CCAAGGCCCGCTCATAATCCTTCAGGTCCAAAACCACCGCGCGGTCCTGCAGCGCACCCGACTTGACGATCACATCGAGCTTCTCGTGCACGAGCCACGGCTCACGCATCGAGACAACCTCGACGCGGACCTTGCTCCACGGGTCGAACAGCCAGTGGCGACCGCGCGCCAGCAGGCCCTTGAACTCCCGGTTGCGGAAGTACAGACCGATTTCGTAGCTGCGGATATTAACATACTTAAGAATTGGAGTGTTCATAGTTCACCGCCTTTCATTCTTGCTGCTGTACCGACTGACAATATCAATGGATGCGTCGTTCGCCTGATTTCAAAAAACCCGCTGGCGACGGAGCGAATTGCCGATCACACGGCTCGATGCGGAGTGCGGTTAAGTCGGAATTGATTTCAGCTCAGAGCGTAGGGCACGATTTACTGTCGAGCGCTTGCACGCTCGAATCAGCAAACCCGCGTCTGCGATCCTCTGCTAACGTCAATTACCGGCGGTATCCGCGCACTACAGGGCACGAGCACGTGCTGCTGATAGCCAGCGGCTCACTTCGGCAACCAGGTCACCCAACTGCCGACCCGAAGATCAGCCCATCGAAATTCCTCGTCACCTGATGAACACACCGAACTGCCAGCCGATCAAACAACCGTCCGACGCCGTTGGGCCTTGGTGGTGGACGCTTTCACGCCCGGAGCGAGTTTGCACTCGCGGTTTGGTACGGGAGTCGAACCCGCGACAGCCAGATTCATGGTCTGGTGCTCTAACCTCTGAGCTAACCAAGTGGTAGTCGCACACAGCCTTCGTTAGAACCCATTCGCGGAACACGTTTCGCCAATCGTTTTCGCGAGACGAATCGCGCCGCTGGCCTAGCTGCGCCAACTTTGCTTGTAATTCCTTTCTGTCTTCGTTGATGAAGACGCCGGTGGGAGTCGAACCCACTTCGAACTGCTTTGCAGGCAGTTGCCGTGCCGTCTGGCTCCAGCGTCAAAAGTTGCCCGCCGAAGCGAGCAACCAAATTCAGTCTCTAAAAGTAGTGATTACGATTAGCGCCGTCGAAACGAGCCTTTCTTCAGGCAGCATTTTTTGAATCGCTTGCCGCTACCACAGGGACACAAGTCATTTCGACCGAGCTTCTCTTCGAGCAGCTTCGTGTT containing:
- a CDS encoding SEC-C metal-binding domain-containing protein — protein: MSKRRKGFPSEQKVKRGVRIVHNTKLLEEKLGRNDLCPCGSGKRFKKCCLKKGSFRRR